From Pseudanabaena sp. PCC 6802, one genomic window encodes:
- a CDS encoding beta strand repeat-containing protein produces the protein MTLNFSSQTFAVGNFPQSVSIADFNGDRKPDLAVANISTGVSILLGDGSGSFGATNNFSSEGDAYSVAVGDFNGDGKTDLAVANKVRSSVGILLGNGSGSFGTANNFAVGTYPFSVSVGDFNGDGKTDLVVANLGSDPSVDNVSVLLGNGSGSFGTANNFAVGERPTSVSVGDFNGDGKLDLAVANFGSYNVSVLLGNGSGSFGAATNFYLGTRPRSVSIGDFNGDRKLDLAVTAIEYNKVYILLGNGSGSFGAATSFAVGSGPISVSVGDFNDFNGDGKLDLAVANFDSANVSVLLGSGSGSFGTATNFAMGERPTSVSVGDFNGDGKFDLAATSITSFSSASVSILLNSSTSDLAIAANASATATEGNSGTKAFTFTVTRTSFLNSTSAATWTVRGSGASPANATDFGGTLPSGTVSFAANETTKTITVAVSGDATVEPDEGFAVTLSNTSGATIITPTATGTILNDDTDLAIAATNASQTEGNSGTKAFTFTVTRVGNISGASSANWTVGGTGANPADATDLDGTFASGTVNFAANETSKTITVAVSGDTVVEANENFTVTLSNATGANIATSIATGTILNDDTDLAIAATNASQTEGNSGTKAFTFTVTRVGDTTGTSSADWAVTGTGANPADGVDFGGSLPSGTVNFAANETTKTITVAVSGDTTVEPNENFTVTLSNPSVGANITTSTATGTILNDDASLAIAANASATATEGNSGTKAFTFTVTRTGDTTGASSANWAVTGTGANPADGSDFGGTLPSGTVNFAANETSKTITVAVSGDAVVEPNENFTVTLSNASGATLATSTATGTILNDDTDLAIAADASATATEGNSGTKAFTFTVTRTSDTTGTSSANWAVTGTGANPADGADFGGTLPSGTVNFAANENTKTITVAVSGDTVVEPDENFTVMLSNATGANIATSTATGTILNDDTALAIAADASATATEGNSGTKAFTFTVSRTGNTTGASSANWAVTGTGANPADGSDFGGSLPSGTVNFAANENTKTITVAVNSDTVAEANENFTVTLSNPSGANITTSTAMGTILNDDANLAIAADASATSAEGSSGTKAFTFTVTRTGDLNGTTTADWTVAGSGANPANGIDFAGGTLPTGTVSFGANETTKTITIAVNGDTAVEPNENFTVTLSNPSIGATITTGSALGTIQNDDGISITPVNVSQPEGNSGYTNFTLNVTRNSNINDFTLVNYTVSGSGTHPADAADFGGFFPTGSLAFFAGQTSQTLTVQVRGDIANEPDETFTVTLTNASGGAVIGVAAATDTILNDDTVPTFAIVPKLANQTEGNSGNKAFTFTVTRTGDTTGTNNVSWVVTGSGGNPANATDFSGTLPSGTLSFTASQTSKDITINIAGDTVVEPDENFTVTLSNPTNGALIGTDTAMGAIVNDDIIVGTAGNDSLNGSAGNDTISGLAGLDTLSGLAGNDSIDGGLGNDFLTGGLGNDTLLGGGDNDTLTGVDPASGFGIGEIDRLTGNSGSDRFILGDSTRTYYLGNGISDYALITDFGAGDLIQVRASEPLTIGGARPPGIASGTALYLGSDLVAVVQGNVPTLTSFVSV, from the coding sequence ATGACCCTCAACTTTAGCTCCCAAACCTTTGCTGTGGGGAATTTTCCCCAATCCGTCAGCATCGCTGACTTCAACGGCGATCGCAAACCTGACCTCGCTGTAGCGAACATATCTACAGGTGTCAGCATCCTGTTAGGGGATGGGTCGGGCAGTTTTGGTGCTACCAACAATTTTTCATCAGAGGGGGATGCTTATTCTGTCGCCGTGGGCGACTTCAACGGTGACGGCAAAACCGACCTCGCTGTGGCGAACAAGGTCAGATCCAGCGTCGGCATCCTCTTAGGGAATGGGTCGGGCAGTTTTGGAACTGCTAACAATTTTGCTGTGGGGACTTATCCCTTTTCAGTCAGCGTCGGCGACTTCAACGGTGACGGCAAAACCGACCTCGTTGTGGCAAACTTGGGCTCCGACCCTAGCGTCGACAATGTAAGCGTCCTGTTAGGGAATGGGTCGGGCAGTTTTGGAACTGCTAACAATTTTGCTGTGGGTGAACGTCCCACTTCAGTTAGCGTTGGCGACTTCAACGGTGACGGCAAACTCGACCTCGCTGTAGCAAACTTTGGCTCCTACAATGTAAGCGTCCTGTTAGGGAATGGGTCGGGCAGTTTTGGAGCTGCTACCAATTTTTATTTAGGAACCCGTCCCAGATCCGTCAGCATCGGGGACTTCAACGGCGATCGCAAACTAGACCTCGCTGTAACAGCCATTGAATATAACAAAGTCTATATCCTGTTAGGGAATGGGTCGGGCAGTTTTGGAGCTGCCACCAGTTTTGCGGTGGGGAGTGGACCCATTTCAGTTAGCGTTGGCGACTTCAACGACTTCAATGGTGACGGTAAACTCGACCTCGCTGTGGCAAACTTTGACTCCGCCAACGTCAGCGTCTTGCTAGGGAGCGGGTCGGGCAGTTTTGGAACTGCTACCAATTTTGCTATGGGTGAACGTCCCACTTCAGTTAGCGTTGGCGACTTCAACGGTGACGGCAAATTCGACCTTGCTGCGACTTCTATAACGAGCTTTTCCTCCGCTAGCGTCTCAATATTGCTAAATTCATCCACTTCAGATTTAGCGATCGCAGCGAATGCCAGTGCCACAGCCACGGAAGGCAACAGCGGCACTAAAGCTTTTACATTTACCGTAACTCGTACGAGTTTTCTCAACAGTACCTCTGCAGCAACTTGGACGGTGCGTGGTAGTGGAGCGAGTCCCGCTAATGCTACAGACTTTGGAGGTACGTTGCCATCAGGCACTGTCAGTTTTGCTGCTAATGAAACTACCAAAACCATCACCGTTGCTGTCAGCGGCGATGCCACAGTGGAACCAGATGAAGGTTTCGCTGTAACGCTCTCCAACACATCTGGAGCTACTATTATTACACCTACAGCGACGGGCACAATTCTGAACGACGACACGGATCTGGCAATCGCTGCGACGAACGCCTCGCAAACAGAAGGCAACAGTGGGACTAAAGCCTTTACGTTTACGGTGACGCGTGTGGGCAATATCAGCGGTGCATCCTCTGCCAATTGGACAGTAGGGGGAACGGGAGCAAATCCCGCCGATGCGACTGACCTTGATGGTACGTTTGCATCGGGCACGGTAAACTTTGCCGCTAACGAGACGAGCAAAACGATAACGGTCGCTGTCAGCGGCGACACGGTGGTGGAAGCCAATGAGAACTTCACCGTGACGCTTTCCAATGCAACTGGAGCTAACATCGCGACATCGATAGCTACGGGTACGATACTGAACGACGACACGGATCTGGCGATCGCTGCAACGAATGCCTCGCAAACGGAAGGCAACAGCGGTACCAAAGCCTTCACGTTTACGGTAACGCGTGTGGGCGATACAACTGGCACCTCATCGGCAGATTGGGCGGTGACAGGAACGGGAGCGAATCCCGCCGATGGGGTTGACTTTGGTGGCTCACTTCCCAGCGGCACAGTCAACTTCGCGGCGAATGAGACAACTAAAACCATCACCGTTGCTGTCAGCGGCGACACGACTGTGGAACCCAATGAGAACTTCACCGTGACGCTATCCAATCCATCAGTTGGAGCTAACATCACTACGTCTACTGCGACGGGCACGATACTGAACGACGATGCGAGTTTAGCGATCGCGGCGAATGCCAGCGCCACGGCCACGGAAGGCAACAGCGGCACCAAGGCTTTTACGTTTACGGTGACTCGTACGGGCGATACGACTGGTGCCTCATCGGCCAATTGGGCGGTGACGGGTACGGGAGCGAATCCCGCCGATGGGTCTGACTTTGGCGGTACGCTTCCCAGCGGTACGGTAAACTTTGCCGCCAACGAGACCAGCAAAACCATCACTGTTGCTGTCAGCGGCGATGCGGTGGTGGAACCCAATGAGAACTTCACCGTGACGCTTTCCAATGCGTCGGGAGCTACGCTCGCGACATCTACTGCGACGGGTACGATACTGAACGACGACACGGATCTGGCGATCGCCGCAGATGCCAGCGCTACGGCTACAGAGGGCAATAGCGGTACTAAAGCCTTTACATTTACGGTGACTCGTACGAGCGATACGACCGGCACCTCATCGGCAAATTGGGCAGTGACGGGTACGGGAGCGAATCCCGCCGATGGGGCTGACTTTGGCGGTACGCTTCCCAGCGGTACGGTAAACTTTGCCGCCAACGAAAATACCAAAACCATCACCGTTGCTGTCAGCGGCGACACGGTGGTGGAACCAGATGAGAACTTCACCGTGATGCTTTCCAATGCAACTGGAGCTAACATCGCGACATCCACTGCGACGGGCACGATTCTGAACGACGACACGGCTCTAGCGATCGCGGCGGATGCCAGCGCTACAGCCACAGAAGGAAATAGCGGTACTAAAGCTTTTACATTTACAGTTTCTCGTACGGGCAATACGACGGGTGCCTCTTCGGCCAATTGGGCCGTGACGGGTACGGGAGCGAATCCCGCCGATGGGTCTGACTTTGGTGGCTCACTTCCCAGCGGCACGGTAAACTTTGCCGCCAACGAAAATACCAAAACCATCACCGTTGCTGTCAACAGCGACACGGTGGCGGAAGCAAATGAGAACTTCACTGTGACGCTGTCCAATCCATCGGGAGCTAACATCACTACATCTACTGCGATGGGTACGATACTGAACGACGATGCGAATCTGGCGATCGCGGCAGATGCCAGCGCTACATCTGCAGAAGGCAGCAGTGGCACCAAAGCCTTTACGTTCACCGTGACGCGCACGGGCGATCTCAATGGGACTACTACAGCAGATTGGACAGTAGCGGGCAGTGGAGCCAATCCCGCCAATGGCATAGACTTTGCAGGTGGCACTCTTCCTACTGGCACGGTTAGCTTTGGTGCCAATGAGACGACCAAGACCATCACCATTGCCGTCAATGGCGATACAGCAGTGGAACCCAACGAGAACTTTACTGTGACTCTCTCCAACCCATCGATTGGAGCCACAATTACCACAGGCAGTGCATTAGGAACGATTCAGAACGATGATGGCATCTCCATTACTCCTGTCAATGTTAGCCAGCCGGAAGGTAACAGTGGCTATACGAACTTCACCCTTAATGTTACTCGCAACTCCAATATCAACGATTTTACGCTCGTGAATTATACAGTCAGCGGCAGCGGTACCCATCCTGCTGATGCCGCTGACTTCGGTGGATTCTTTCCCACTGGCTCTCTCGCTTTCTTCGCAGGACAAACCAGCCAAACTCTGACCGTGCAGGTGCGGGGAGATATTGCGAACGAGCCGGATGAGACTTTTACCGTAACCCTCACTAATGCATCTGGAGGAGCGGTAATTGGGGTGGCGGCTGCCACAGATACAATTCTCAACGACGATACTGTTCCCACCTTTGCGATCGTCCCCAAACTAGCGAATCAAACCGAAGGGAATAGCGGCAATAAAGCCTTTACATTTACAGTAACGCGCACGGGCGATACGACCGGAACGAACAACGTGAGCTGGGTAGTGACGGGCAGTGGAGGCAATCCTGCTAATGCAACGGATTTTAGCGGTACGTTGCCCTCAGGAACGCTCAGCTTTACCGCGAGCCAGACCAGTAAGGACATCACTATTAACATCGCAGGCGACACGGTAGTCGAACCAGATGAGAACTTTACGGTTACGCTCTCTAACCCGACGAATGGAGCGCTGATAGGAACTGATACGGCGATGGGTGCGATCGTTAACGATGATATCATTGTTGGCACCGCAGGGAACGATTCTCTCAACGGCAGCGCGGGCAACGATACGATTTCCGGCTTAGCAGGTCTGGACACCTTATCCGGTCTGGCTGGCAACGATTCCATCGACGGCGGTTTGGGGAACGACTTTCTCACGGGTGGATTGGGCAACGATACGCTATTGGGAGGAGGCGACAACGACACTCTGACAGGGGTCGATCCTGCGAGCGGCTTTGGAATTGGTGAGATAGATAGATTAACAGGAAATAGTGGGAGCGATCGCTTCATCCTCGGCGATAGCACCAGAACTTACTACCTCGGGAATGGGATATCTGATTATGCCCTCATTACTGACTTTGGTGCTGGCGATCTGATTCAAGTCCGTGCGAGCGAGCCATTGACGATCGGCGGAGCCAGACCGCCAGGGATCGCTTCCGGTACGGCGCTTTATCTCGGCTCGGATCTGGTTGCCGTGGTGCAAGGTAATGTTCCAACTCTTACCTCTTTTGTATCAGTTTAG
- a CDS encoding DUF4351 domain-containing protein → MLIRLLTKRFGVLSDRTVERINNLAVEQLEELGLALLDFANLEECDRYLDSLIN, encoded by the coding sequence TTGCTGATACGTTTACTAACTAAGCGATTTGGCGTGTTGAGCGATCGCACCGTCGAACGCATCAACAATCTTGCAGTCGAACAACTCGAAGAATTGGGTCTCGCTCTGTTGGATTTTGCGAACCTGGAAGAATGCGATCGCTATTTAGATTCCCTTATCAATTAG
- a CDS encoding beta strand repeat-containing protein, translating into MALNFNAQTTFAVGNNPRAVAVGDFNGDGKPDLTVASAVSNNVSVLLGNGSGSFGSQTTFAVGNYPTSVAVGDFNGDGKPDLATANGLSDNVSVLLGDGSGGIVSRADFAVGIAPFSVAVGDFNGDGKPDLATANRSSNNVSVLLGNGSGSFGNQTTFAVGIIPTSVAVGDFNGDGKPDLAVTNGGGNVSVLLGNGSGSFGSQTTFAVGNYPRSVAVGDFNGDGKPDLATANQGSSNVSVLLGNGSGSFGSQTTFAVGTNPIFVDVGDFNGDGKPDLATANYNSNNVSILLGNGSGSFSSQTTFAVGSNPRSVAVGDFNGDGKPDLAAANQSSSNVSVLLNSSSTLAIAADASANATEGNSGTKAFTFTVTRSGDNSGTSSANWAVTGSGANPANATDFGGTFPTGTVNFAANETSKTITVNVSGDTTVEPDENFTVTLSNQSGANITTATATGTIQNDDAGLAISADASATQTEGNSGTKAFTFTVNRTGDASGTASAAWTVAGSGANPANATDFGGTFPTGTVNFAANETSKTITVNVSGDTTVEPNENFTVTLSNPSGANITTATATGTIQNDDAGLAISADASATQTEGNSSTKAFTFTVNRTGDASGTASAAWTVAGSGANPANATDFGGTFPTGTVNFAANETSKTITVNVSGDTTVEPDENFTVTLSNPSGANITTATATGTIQNDDAGLAISADANASQTEGNSGIKAFTFTVTRTGNTSGTSSAAWTVAGSGANPANATDFGGTFPSGTVNFTANETSKTITVNVSGDTTVEPDENFTVTLSNPSGANITTATATGTIQNDDVIRSGFAITAVNASQTEGNSGYKNFTFNVSRNVNINNFALVNYAVSGSGTNPANVDDFGGFFPSSYLSFFAGQTSQILNIQVRGDIVNELDEDFTVALVSTSDGSPIAVPTATGTILNDDTVPTLAIAPKNANQTEGNSGNKAFTFTVTRTGDTTGANNVNWAVTGSGGNPVNATDFGGGILPSGTLSFTASQTSKDITINVLGDAVVEPDENFTITLSDPTNGAVIGTAMAAGAIVNDDIIVGGTGNDSLTGTAGNDTISGLGGLDTLSGLAGNDSINGGDGNDILIGGLGNDTLLGGNGNDTLTGADPTSGFGLNEIDRLTGGAGSDRFILGDSTRTYYFGNGISDYVLITDFGAGDVIQTHSGDTLTIGGVMPGGIASGTALYLGTDLVAVVQGNVPTPASFAQV; encoded by the coding sequence ATGGCACTTAACTTCAACGCTCAAACCACATTTGCAGTGGGGAATAATCCCAGAGCCGTGGCCGTGGGGGACTTCAACGGCGATGGCAAGCCCGACCTGACCGTCGCGAGCGCGGTGAGCAACAACGTCTCCGTCTTGCTGGGCAATGGCAGTGGCAGCTTCGGCAGCCAAACCACTTTTGCGGTGGGGAATTATCCCACATCCGTGGCCGTGGGGGACTTCAACGGCGATGGCAAGCCCGACTTAGCCACCGCGAACGGTCTCAGCGACAACGTCTCTGTCTTGCTTGGCGACGGCAGTGGTGGCATTGTCAGTCGAGCCGATTTTGCAGTGGGGATAGCTCCCTTCTCCGTGGCCGTGGGGGACTTCAACGGCGATGGCAAGCCCGACTTAGCCACCGCGAACCGCAGCAGCAACAACGTCTCAGTTTTACTGGGTAATGGCAGTGGCAGCTTCGGCAACCAAACCACTTTTGCGGTGGGGATTATTCCCACATCCGTGGCTGTGGGGGACTTCAACGGCGATGGCAAGCCCGACTTAGCCGTCACGAACGGTGGCGGCAACGTCTCCGTCTTGCTGGGCAATGGCAGTGGCAGCTTCGGCAGCCAAACCACATTTGCAGTGGGGAATTATCCCAGATCCGTGGCTGTGGGGGACTTCAACGGCGATGGCAAGCCCGACTTAGCCACCGCGAACCAAGGCAGCAGCAACGTCTCCGTCTTGCTGGGCAATGGCAGTGGCAGTTTCGGCAGCCAAACCACTTTTGCGGTGGGAACTAATCCCATCTTTGTGGATGTGGGGGACTTCAACGGCGATGGCAAGCCCGACTTAGCCACCGCGAACTATAACAGCAACAACGTCTCCATCTTGCTGGGCAATGGCAGTGGCAGTTTCAGCAGCCAAACCACTTTTGCAGTGGGGAGTAATCCCAGATCCGTGGCCGTAGGCGACTTCAACGGCGATGGCAAGCCCGACTTAGCCGCCGCGAACCAAAGCAGCAGCAACGTCTCCGTCTTGCTCAATAGTTCTTCTACTTTAGCGATCGCCGCCGATGCTAGCGCCAATGCAACCGAAGGCAATAGCGGTACAAAAGCTTTCACCTTCACAGTGACGCGATCGGGCGATAACAGCGGCACTTCCTCTGCTAATTGGGCGGTGACGGGTTCGGGAGCCAATCCCGCCAATGCCACCGACTTCGGCGGCACGTTTCCCACAGGCACGGTCAACTTCGCTGCCAACGAGACCAGCAAAACGATTACCGTAAACGTCAGCGGTGACACCACAGTAGAACCAGATGAGAACTTCACTGTCACGCTCTCCAACCAATCTGGAGCAAACATTACTACCGCTACTGCGACTGGTACGATTCAAAACGACGACGCTGGGCTGGCAATTAGCGCCGATGCCAGCGCTACCCAAACGGAAGGTAACAGCGGCACCAAAGCCTTCACCTTCACAGTGAACCGCACCGGAGATGCCAGCGGTACTGCCTCCGCCGCCTGGACGGTCGCGGGTTCGGGAGCTAATCCCGCCAATGCCACCGACTTCGGCGGCACGTTTCCCACGGGCACGGTCAACTTCGCTGCCAACGAGACCAGCAAAACGATTACTGTAAACGTCAGCGGTGACACCACAGTAGAACCCAATGAGAACTTCACTGTCACGCTCTCCAACCCATCTGGAGCAAACATTACTACCGCTACTGCGACTGGTACGATTCAAAACGACGACGCTGGGCTGGCAATTAGCGCCGATGCCAGCGCTACCCAAACGGAAGGTAACAGCAGCACCAAAGCCTTCACCTTCACAGTGAACCGCACCGGAGATGCCAGCGGTACTGCCTCCGCCGCCTGGACGGTCGCGGGTTCGGGAGCTAATCCCGCCAATGCCACCGACTTCGGCGGCACGTTTCCCACGGGCACGGTCAACTTCGCTGCCAACGAGACCAGCAAAACGATTACCGTAAACGTCAGCGGTGACACCACAGTAGAACCAGATGAGAACTTCACTGTCACGCTCTCCAACCCATCTGGAGCAAACATTACTACCGCTACTGCGACTGGTACGATTCAAAACGATGACGCTGGGCTGGCAATTAGCGCCGATGCCAATGCCAGCCAAACCGAAGGCAATAGCGGGATCAAAGCCTTCACGTTTACCGTGACGCGCACAGGCAATACCAGTGGAACTTCCTCTGCCGCCTGGACGGTTGCGGGTTCGGGAGCCAATCCCGCCAATGCCACCGACTTTGGCGGCACGTTTCCCAGTGGCACGGTCAACTTCACTGCCAACGAGACCAGCAAAACGATTACCGTAAACGTCAGCGGTGACACCACAGTAGAACCAGATGAGAACTTCACTGTCACGCTCTCCAACCCATCTGGCGCAAACATTACTACCGCTACTGCGACTGGTACGATTCAAAACGACGACGTTATCCGCTCAGGCTTCGCCATAACTGCCGTCAACGCCAGCCAAACAGAAGGTAATTCTGGCTATAAAAATTTCACATTTAATGTCAGTCGCAATGTCAATATCAACAATTTTGCACTGGTAAACTATGCCGTCAGCGGCAGCGGCACCAATCCTGCCAATGTCGATGACTTTGGCGGTTTCTTCCCCTCTAGTTATCTTTCCTTCTTCGCAGGACAAACCAGCCAGATCCTGAATATCCAGGTGCGAGGAGATATTGTTAACGAGCTGGATGAGGACTTCACCGTGGCGCTCGTCAGCACTTCAGACGGATCGCCGATCGCCGTACCAACAGCTACAGGCACAATTCTCAACGACGATACTGTTCCCACCCTTGCGATCGCTCCCAAGAATGCCAATCAAACTGAAGGGAATAGCGGCAATAAAGCCTTTACATTTACAGTGACGCGCACGGGCGATACGACTGGTGCGAACAACGTGAACTGGGCAGTGACGGGCAGTGGAGGCAATCCCGTTAATGCAACGGATTTTGGTGGTGGTATTTTGCCCTCAGGTACGCTCAGCTTTACAGCATCGCAAACCAGCAAGGACATCACCATTAATGTCTTGGGCGATGCCGTGGTGGAACCAGATGAGAACTTCACAATTACCCTCTCCGACCCTACAAATGGAGCGGTAATTGGCACTGCAATGGCAGCGGGTGCGATTGTTAACGACGATATCATTGTCGGCGGCACTGGCAACGATTCTCTGACAGGCACCGCAGGCAACGACACGATTTCCGGCTTGGGCGGTCTGGACACCTTATCCGGTCTGGCTGGCAACGATTCCATTAATGGAGGCGATGGTAACGACATTCTCATTGGCGGACTCGGCAACGATACGTTACTGGGAGGTAACGGCAATGACACTCTAACTGGAGCCGATCCTACCAGTGGCTTTGGGCTGAATGAGATAGACAGATTGACTGGTGGCGCAGGGAGCGATCGCTTTATCTTAGGCGATAGTACCAGAACCTATTACTTTGGCAATGGGATATCCGACTATGTTCTCATCACCGACTTCGGCGCGGGCGATGTAATTCAAACTCATAGTGGCGATACGCTGACGATTGGCGGAGTGATGCCTGGTGGCATCGCTTCCGGCACGGCGCTCTATCTCGGCACCGATCTAGTTGCCGTGGTGCAGGGGAATGTCCCAACTCCTGCCTCTTTTGCACAGGTCTAA